Proteins from one Malania oleifera isolate guangnan ecotype guangnan chromosome 4, ASM2987363v1, whole genome shotgun sequence genomic window:
- the LOC131153085 gene encoding probable ribose-5-phosphate isomerase 2, with protein sequence MAIPFLHIIGSDKPAMETGIMVPQSSPSPSVSARPPVILTQDELKKIAAYKAVEFVESGMVLGLGTGSTAKHAVDRIGELLRQGKLKNIIGIPTSKKTHEQAVSLGIPLSDLDSYPVVDLAIDGADEVDPYLNLVKGRGGSLLREKMIEGACRKFVVIVDETKLVPYLGGSGLATPVEIVPFCWKFTADRLQQLFEDAGCVAKLRRFVDNGEPFVTDNGNYIVDLYFKKDIGDLKAASDAMLRLVGVVEHGMFLDMATTVIVAGELGVTVKNK encoded by the coding sequence ATGGCAATTCCATTCCTTCATATTATTGGGTCTGATAAACCAGCCATGGAAACTGGTATTATGGTCCCTCAATCTTCACCGTCGCCGTCCGTGTCCGCACGCCCTCCGGTGATTCTGACTCAGGACGAGTTGAAGAAAATCGCCGCGTACAAGGCGGTTGAGTTCGTGGAATCGggtatggttttgggtttaggaaccgGGTCGACGGCGAAGCACGCCGTGGATCGGATTGGCGAGCTTTTGCGGCAAGGTAAGCTAAAGAACATTATAGGAATACCCACATCGAAAAAGACCCATGAACAAGCTGTTTCTTTGGGAATTCCTCTCTCCGATCTGGACTCCTACCCTGTTGTCGATCTCGCAATCGACGGCGCAGATGAGGTCGACCCGTATCTTAATTTGGTCAAGGGACGAGGCGGTTCTCTTCTCAGGGAGAAGATGATAGAGGGGGCGTGTAGGAAATTTGTAGTTATAGTTGATGAGACGAAGCTTGTACCCTATTTGGGTGGTAGTGGACTTGCTACGCCTGTAGAGATTGTGCCATTCTGCTGGAAATTCACGGCGGATAGGCTCCAACAATTATTTGAGGATGCTGGTTGTGTTGCAAAACTAAGGAGATTTGTGGATAATGGTGAACCGTTTGTGACAGATAATGGAAATTATATAGTAGATTTGTATTTCAAGAAAGATATTGGGGATTTGAAGGCTGCGAGTGATGCGATGCTTCGACTGGTAGGTGTTGTTGAGCACGGGATGTTTCTTGACATGGCTACTACTGTTATTGTCGCAGGTGAGCTCGGTGTCACTGTGAAGAATAAGTAG